One Ensifer adhaerens genomic region harbors:
- a CDS encoding sigma-70 family RNA polymerase sigma factor, producing the protein MTDAMVQGLHEREEGRIRRFFSRRLRSREDAVDATQETFMRMLEASRSTLIENPQAYLFQVARSVARVAAERTAREQALFVADEDGIEHAEDRPIQDRIVNARQCLLIMARTIEGLPNRCQQVFILSRLHGLSNGAIAEQLGISRNMVEKHIIRALLECRKMRAEIIF; encoded by the coding sequence ATGACCGATGCGATGGTGCAGGGGCTCCACGAACGGGAAGAGGGCAGGATACGCCGTTTCTTCAGCCGCCGCCTCAGAAGTCGCGAGGATGCCGTCGACGCCACGCAGGAAACGTTCATGCGCATGCTGGAGGCATCGCGCTCGACGCTGATCGAGAACCCGCAAGCCTATCTGTTCCAGGTCGCGCGCTCCGTCGCGCGGGTCGCTGCCGAGCGCACCGCGCGCGAGCAGGCGCTGTTCGTTGCCGACGAGGACGGCATCGAGCATGCCGAAGACAGGCCGATCCAGGATCGCATCGTCAACGCCCGCCAGTGCCTTTTGATCATGGCGCGCACCATCGAGGGGCTTCCGAACCGTTGCCAGCAGGTCTTCATCCTCAGCCGCCTGCACGGCCTCAGCAACGGCGCGATTGCCGAGCAGCTCGGCATATCGAGAAACATGGTCGAAAAGCACATCATCCGGGCGCTGCTCGAATGCCGGAAAATGCGCGCCGAGATTATTTTCTGA
- a CDS encoding sugar ABC transporter ATP-binding protein yields MFGSTSDTILEIDNVTKSFGQVAALKGMRLKVRRGRVHTLLGENGAGKSTLMKILAGVHEATSGEIALDGRPYQPRNPQDAAALGLAIVFQELSLCSNLTVAENILATREPRRFGFINDKELVVRARAIVADLGLPIDVSEKVGNLSIAQRQLVEIAKGLSHEAKVVILDEPTSSLSDSEAEILFDIIARLKSRGVAVIYISHRMEEIMRLSDDITVIRDGEYVSTHDRDDVTIETLIALMVGRRMDEIYPPAAHEQKPDATPVLSVDDLTRDGEFENISFDIRPGEILGFFGLVGSGRSEVMNALFGMRAATGTVRFEGQPVRFRSPAEAIARGIGFVTENRKEEGLVLSHSVGWNISMAALSDFTGPLGFTRSRAERTAAAQEVGRLAIKTHSLDTPSGSLSGGNQQKIVLAKWLLTRPKVLILDEPTRGVDVGAKFEIYKIIRQLAAEGTAILLISSELPEVLGMSDRVVVMHEGVIGATLSGAELNPETIMAHATGFKS; encoded by the coding sequence ATGTTTGGTTCGACCAGCGATACCATTCTCGAAATCGACAACGTCACCAAATCCTTCGGCCAGGTCGCGGCGCTGAAGGGCATGCGCCTCAAGGTTCGCCGCGGCCGGGTGCACACGCTGCTCGGCGAAAACGGCGCCGGCAAATCGACGCTGATGAAGATCCTCGCAGGGGTTCACGAGGCGACCTCGGGGGAAATCGCCCTCGATGGGCGCCCCTACCAGCCGCGCAATCCGCAGGATGCCGCCGCACTCGGTCTTGCCATCGTCTTCCAGGAACTCAGCCTCTGCAGCAATCTGACGGTGGCCGAAAACATTCTCGCCACCCGCGAGCCACGCCGCTTCGGCTTCATCAACGACAAGGAACTGGTCGTCAGGGCCCGCGCGATCGTCGCCGATCTCGGCCTGCCGATCGATGTCAGCGAGAAGGTCGGCAATCTCTCGATCGCCCAGCGCCAGCTGGTCGAGATCGCCAAGGGCTTAAGCCACGAGGCCAAAGTCGTCATTCTCGACGAGCCGACGTCGTCGCTCAGCGACAGCGAAGCCGAGATCCTCTTCGACATCATCGCGCGGCTGAAGAGCCGTGGCGTCGCGGTCATCTACATCTCGCACCGCATGGAAGAGATCATGCGGCTCAGCGACGACATCACGGTCATCCGCGACGGTGAATATGTCTCCACCCATGATCGCGACGACGTCACCATCGAGACGCTGATCGCGCTGATGGTCGGCCGCCGCATGGACGAAATTTATCCGCCAGCGGCACACGAGCAGAAGCCGGATGCCACGCCGGTTCTCTCCGTCGACGACCTCACCCGCGACGGCGAGTTCGAGAACATCTCCTTCGACATCCGGCCCGGTGAAATCCTCGGCTTCTTCGGCCTCGTCGGCTCCGGCCGCTCCGAGGTGATGAACGCGCTCTTCGGCATGAGGGCCGCGACCGGAACTGTGCGCTTCGAGGGGCAACCGGTCCGCTTCCGCTCGCCGGCAGAGGCAATCGCCCGCGGCATCGGCTTCGTCACCGAAAACCGCAAGGAAGAGGGCCTGGTCCTCAGCCACAGCGTCGGCTGGAACATCTCGATGGCGGCGCTCTCCGATTTCACCGGCCCGCTCGGCTTCACCCGCAGCCGCGCCGAACGCACGGCGGCAGCCCAGGAAGTCGGCCGGCTGGCGATCAAGACCCATTCGCTCGACACGCCCTCGGGTTCGCTCAGCGGCGGCAACCAGCAGAAGATCGTGCTCGCCAAGTGGCTGCTGACCCGGCCCAAGGTGCTGATCCTCGACGAGCCCACTCGCGGCGTCGATGTCGGCGCCAAGTTCGAAATCTACAAGATCATCCGCCAGCTGGCGGCCGAGGGGACGGCGATCCTGCTGATCTCCTCCGAGCTGCCGGAAGTGCTGGGAATGAGCGACCGCGTCGTCGTCATGCACGAGGGCGTCATCGGCGCAACGCTTTCCGGCGCCGAACTCAACCCGGAAACGATCATGGCGCACGCAACGGGATTTAAATCATGA
- a CDS encoding FecR family protein — translation MSGDRQTIDDSVLQAAAGWVARLQSEDATVIDRQAFERWLDEHPDHRAAYEELRALWSDLGEVPIPEGRLGQLRAQRRRRVGGFVGLCLAAGVAILTLATPYGDRWRADYYTGVGEVRRIALEDGTQVDLNTDTALVVHYDQGQRKVRLLRGEAFFAVAKNPQRPFVVEDGSISATALGTRYSVGATGADRAADVKVEEGRVEVEAAGQKAILGAGEAATIDRQGRLFLTKTDVAAGTAWRDGKLVFSRLPLREVLSTLERYRRGRILLIDEKAGALEVSGIFDLHDTDDALSVLEASLPLRVLRLSGLMVLVQSR, via the coding sequence ATGAGTGGCGATCGCCAGACAATCGATGACAGCGTTCTGCAAGCGGCTGCCGGCTGGGTTGCGCGACTGCAGTCCGAGGATGCGACCGTTATCGACCGCCAGGCATTCGAGCGCTGGCTCGACGAGCATCCGGATCATCGGGCGGCCTACGAAGAACTGCGGGCATTATGGAGCGATCTCGGCGAGGTACCGATCCCCGAAGGGCGGCTCGGGCAGTTGCGCGCACAGCGCCGCCGCCGCGTCGGTGGCTTTGTCGGGCTCTGTCTTGCCGCAGGCGTCGCGATCCTGACGCTGGCGACGCCCTATGGCGACCGTTGGCGCGCCGACTACTACACCGGTGTCGGCGAGGTCAGGCGCATCGCGCTGGAGGACGGGACGCAGGTGGACCTCAACACCGACACGGCGCTCGTCGTTCACTATGATCAGGGGCAAAGAAAGGTGCGGCTGCTGCGCGGCGAGGCGTTCTTCGCCGTCGCAAAAAATCCGCAGAGGCCCTTCGTGGTCGAAGACGGCTCGATCAGCGCGACGGCGCTCGGAACCCGCTACTCGGTTGGCGCGACGGGGGCGGACCGAGCGGCCGACGTTAAGGTGGAGGAGGGCCGTGTCGAAGTCGAGGCGGCCGGGCAGAAAGCCATCCTGGGCGCCGGCGAAGCGGCAACGATCGACCGGCAGGGTCGCCTGTTCCTGACGAAGACGGATGTTGCCGCCGGGACGGCCTGGCGCGACGGAAAGCTTGTCTTCTCCCGTCTGCCGCTCCGTGAGGTCCTTTCGACGCTCGAGCGCTACCGCCGCGGCCGGATCCTGCTCATCGACGAGAAGGCTGGCGCGCTCGAAGTGTCGGGCATCTTCGATCTGCACGATACCGACGACGCACTGAGCGTTCTCGAAGCCAGTCTGCCGCTCCGTGTCTTGCGGCTCTCGGGCCTGATGGTCCTCGTCCAGTCGCGTTAG
- a CDS encoding ABC transporter permease produces the protein MTQQSELQAAFLRALKQYGGILLSLVMLCVIFSFLNPRFMSVVNFMNILQQVAVVAIAAFGMTWVILLGEIDLSVGSIIAVAGMVGAQCFAFGLGFAPALAITLLAGALMGMLNGVLTAKLLLPSFIVTVATMGIYRGMVSLPTNGAPAMIENSTWTAIGTESFLGLPIIIWVVAVLFLVNHILLSKTSFGRRAYLTGGNREAAVYSGIKVDRLKITIFMISGVMAAISGVLLSSRLFSAQTNAGMSYELDAIAAAVLGGTSLAGGVGTMVGTLIGALIIGVMNNGMNMLSVPYFYQLIVKGLVILIAVWLDVRAKQAKR, from the coding sequence ATGACGCAGCAATCCGAACTCCAGGCCGCCTTCCTGCGCGCCCTGAAACAGTATGGCGGCATCCTTTTGTCGTTGGTGATGCTCTGCGTCATCTTCTCCTTCCTCAACCCGCGCTTCATGTCGGTCGTCAACTTCATGAACATCCTGCAGCAGGTGGCCGTGGTGGCGATCGCCGCCTTCGGCATGACCTGGGTGATCCTGCTTGGTGAGATCGACCTTTCGGTCGGCTCGATCATTGCGGTTGCGGGCATGGTCGGCGCGCAATGTTTCGCCTTCGGCCTCGGCTTCGCGCCGGCGCTCGCCATCACGCTTCTTGCCGGCGCCCTGATGGGCATGCTGAACGGCGTACTGACGGCAAAGCTGCTGCTGCCATCCTTCATCGTCACCGTCGCGACCATGGGCATCTACCGCGGCATGGTCAGCCTGCCGACCAACGGCGCGCCGGCGATGATCGAGAACTCGACCTGGACCGCCATCGGTACCGAAAGCTTCCTCGGCCTGCCGATCATCATCTGGGTCGTCGCCGTGCTCTTCCTCGTCAACCACATCCTTTTGAGCAAGACGAGCTTCGGCCGCCGCGCCTATCTGACGGGCGGCAATCGCGAGGCAGCGGTCTATTCCGGCATCAAGGTCGACCGGCTGAAGATCACCATCTTCATGATCTCGGGCGTGATGGCGGCGATCAGCGGCGTGCTTCTCTCCTCCCGCCTGTTCTCCGCCCAGACCAATGCCGGCATGAGCTACGAGCTCGACGCGATCGCGGCGGCAGTCCTCGGCGGCACCTCGCTTGCCGGCGGCGTCGGCACCATGGTCGGCACGCTGATCGGCGCGCTCATCATCGGCGTCATGAACAACGGCATGAACATGCTGTCGGTCCCTTACTTCTACCAGCTCATCGTCAAGGGCCTGGTGATCCTGATCGCCGTCTGGCTCGACGTCCGCGCCAAGCAGGCAAAGCGCTGA
- a CDS encoding MFS transporter: MASEKAVQPRPSPAAIFFAVGGLYVAQSVIGGLTMLGLPAVLRTQGLPLDQIGLVYLTVLPWALKFLWSPQVERFRLPVVGRNRSAVIIVVGGTLSALMLAVLGFIGPERLFPVLACLVFIALFTSTVDIACDGFAVETLAEEHHGWGNAAQVGGSYVGSAIGAGLFLVLVDRLGWAPAVWIMAAVVLGLGLPFLLGPGSRPTNEARSHTPSLKAALARPEVRKGLLLAAIYVSAQKWGLAMLGPFLIDYGFDLASVGMLNGVGSMLVGFGGALFGGLLVRLCGTGAVLIGALLLQVTMLVAFAYVGASGDVSRPLVMTLAVASSSGVMAIGFVALYAQFMGWADPRQAGVDFTLFQCMDSLVSMAGGLGAGWIAERFGYSAFFICAAGVSTVAVPLLAFLVRPPMRADAQRALR, from the coding sequence ATGGCGTCGGAAAAGGCAGTCCAGCCAAGGCCGTCGCCGGCCGCGATCTTCTTCGCGGTCGGTGGGCTCTATGTCGCGCAGAGCGTGATCGGCGGGCTGACGATGCTCGGTCTGCCGGCGGTCTTGCGGACGCAAGGCCTCCCGCTCGACCAGATCGGCCTCGTCTATCTGACGGTGCTGCCCTGGGCGCTGAAGTTCCTCTGGTCGCCGCAGGTGGAGCGTTTCCGCCTGCCGGTGGTCGGTCGCAACCGCTCGGCGGTCATCATTGTCGTCGGCGGCACGCTGTCGGCGCTGATGCTGGCGGTTCTCGGGTTCATCGGCCCGGAGCGGCTCTTCCCCGTTCTCGCCTGCCTCGTGTTCATCGCGCTCTTCACCTCGACCGTCGACATCGCCTGCGACGGTTTTGCGGTCGAGACGCTCGCCGAAGAGCATCACGGTTGGGGCAATGCCGCCCAAGTCGGCGGCTCCTATGTCGGCTCGGCGATCGGTGCCGGCCTGTTCCTCGTGCTCGTCGATCGGCTCGGCTGGGCCCCGGCGGTGTGGATCATGGCCGCCGTCGTGCTGGGGCTCGGTCTGCCTTTCCTGCTCGGGCCCGGTTCGCGCCCGACGAACGAGGCGCGCAGCCACACTCCGTCGCTCAAGGCCGCGCTCGCCCGGCCGGAGGTGCGCAAAGGCCTTCTGCTCGCAGCGATCTATGTGTCCGCGCAGAAATGGGGCCTTGCCATGCTCGGCCCTTTCCTGATCGACTACGGGTTCGATCTCGCCTCTGTCGGTATGCTCAATGGTGTCGGCAGCATGCTCGTCGGCTTCGGTGGGGCCTTGTTCGGCGGTCTGCTCGTGCGCCTGTGCGGTACCGGTGCCGTGCTGATCGGCGCGCTGCTCCTGCAGGTGACGATGCTGGTCGCGTTCGCCTATGTCGGCGCCTCCGGTGATGTCTCGCGACCGCTGGTGATGACGCTTGCGGTCGCCAGTTCCTCCGGCGTCATGGCGATCGGCTTCGTCGCGCTCTATGCACAGTTCATGGGCTGGGCCGATCCGCGCCAGGCGGGCGTAGATTTCACTCTGTTCCAATGCATGGACAGCCTTGTCAGCATGGCCGGGGGCTTGGGCGCCGGCTGGATCGCCGAACGGTTCGGCTATTCCGCCTTCTTTATTTGCGCGGCAGGGGTTTCAACGGTTGCGGTGCCGTTGCTGGCGTTCCTCGTGCGGCCGCCGATGCGGGCCGACGCGCAGCGCGCCTTGCGCTGA
- a CDS encoding sugar kinase: MHKILTIGEILVEIIATEKGDGFRQATPLIGPYPSGAPAIFIDQVGKLGQAAAMISRVGNDDFGHVNLDRLKADGVDISGIAVDPLGTTGSAFVRYRADGSRAFVFNIRHSACGTIRFDEATRALVGTCSHLHVMGSSLYAPSVVESIIAAIEIIKSAGGTVSFDPNLRPEILDSPGMREALQAVLAKTDVFLPSGQELFLFTQAKTEAEAIAELLAAGIKVVVVKRGADGASYFDRKTTLSHPGFAVEEIDPTGAGDCFGATFVTFWLNGAKPAEALEFANASGARAVMISGPMEGASTRADLETFITAKKG; encoded by the coding sequence ATGCACAAGATACTGACGATCGGCGAAATTCTCGTGGAGATCATCGCCACCGAAAAGGGCGACGGCTTTCGCCAGGCGACCCCTTTGATCGGCCCCTACCCCTCGGGTGCGCCGGCGATCTTCATTGACCAGGTCGGCAAGCTCGGCCAGGCAGCGGCAATGATCTCGCGCGTCGGCAACGACGATTTCGGCCACGTCAACCTTGATCGGCTCAAGGCCGATGGCGTCGACATCTCGGGTATCGCGGTCGATCCGCTCGGCACCACCGGCAGCGCCTTCGTGCGCTACCGCGCCGACGGCAGCCGCGCCTTCGTCTTCAACATCCGCCACAGTGCCTGCGGCACGATCCGGTTCGACGAGGCGACCCGGGCGCTGGTCGGAACCTGCAGCCACCTGCACGTGATGGGCTCGTCGCTCTACGCTCCAAGCGTGGTCGAGAGCATCATCGCCGCGATCGAGATCATCAAATCAGCCGGCGGCACCGTCTCCTTCGACCCGAACCTGCGGCCGGAAATCCTCGACAGCCCGGGCATGCGCGAGGCGCTGCAGGCGGTGCTCGCCAAGACCGACGTCTTCCTGCCGAGCGGACAGGAACTCTTCCTGTTCACGCAGGCAAAGACCGAAGCGGAAGCCATTGCCGAGCTGCTCGCCGCCGGCATCAAGGTGGTCGTCGTCAAGCGCGGCGCCGATGGCGCCAGCTATTTCGATCGTAAAACGACGCTCTCGCATCCGGGTTTTGCGGTCGAGGAAATCGACCCGACCGGCGCCGGCGACTGCTTCGGCGCGACCTTCGTCACCTTCTGGCTGAACGGAGCCAAGCCCGCTGAAGCATTGGAATTCGCCAATGCCTCGGGCGCGCGCGCCGTCATGATTTCCGGCCCGATGGAAGGCGCATCGACGCGCGCCGATCTCGAAACCTTCATCACCGCGAAAAAGGGCTGA
- a CDS encoding D-tagatose-bisphosphate aldolase, class II, non-catalytic subunit, with translation MQQNLLIDIARWSERPGPRGIPSVCSAHPLVIEAAMLRALKEDAALLIEATCNQVNQDGGYTGMTPADFTRFVAGIADRVAFPKDKIILGGDHLGPNPWKHLAAEEAMAKAETMIEAYAKAGFTKLHLDTSMGCAGEPVALPDAVTAERAARLAAAAEAAIRGENHTAPVYIIGTEVPVPGGALEELDTLEVTAPEAAVETVSIHRQAFEKAGAADAFGRVVGAVVQPGVEFGNENVIAYDRAKAAKLSASLKQLDGVVFEAHSTDYQTPEALRDLVSDGFAILKVGPGLTFALREALYGLDQIAAFLFPEARKQTLAAVTEEVMREEPANWGKYYHGSAEAQRLQRHFSYSDRIRYYWPHPKVAAAVEELLALLDGVVIAETLISQYLPGNYERVRDGEVAAQAKPLALAAVDRVLEDYFKACRA, from the coding sequence ATGCAACAGAACCTTCTGATCGACATCGCCCGCTGGTCCGAACGCCCCGGCCCGCGCGGCATACCCTCTGTCTGCTCGGCCCACCCGCTGGTGATCGAAGCCGCCATGCTTCGGGCGCTGAAGGAAGATGCCGCGCTTTTGATCGAGGCGACCTGCAACCAGGTCAACCAGGACGGCGGCTATACCGGCATGACGCCCGCCGATTTCACCCGCTTCGTCGCCGGGATCGCCGATCGTGTCGCCTTCCCGAAGGACAAGATCATTCTTGGCGGCGACCATCTCGGCCCCAACCCGTGGAAACACCTTGCGGCCGAAGAGGCCATGGCCAAGGCCGAGACGATGATCGAAGCCTATGCCAAGGCCGGCTTCACCAAGCTGCATCTCGATACCAGCATGGGCTGCGCCGGCGAGCCGGTGGCTCTGCCCGATGCGGTGACGGCGGAGCGCGCCGCGCGGCTGGCGGCTGCCGCCGAAGCCGCTATTCGCGGCGAAAACCACACCGCTCCCGTCTACATCATCGGCACCGAAGTGCCGGTTCCGGGCGGCGCACTGGAAGAACTCGACACGCTGGAAGTCACCGCACCCGAGGCGGCGGTCGAAACTGTCTCCATTCATCGCCAGGCGTTTGAAAAGGCCGGCGCTGCCGACGCCTTCGGACGTGTCGTCGGCGCGGTGGTCCAGCCGGGCGTCGAGTTCGGCAACGAGAACGTGATCGCCTATGACCGGGCGAAAGCGGCGAAGCTCAGCGCCAGCCTGAAACAGCTCGACGGCGTCGTCTTCGAAGCGCATTCGACCGACTACCAGACACCAGAGGCGCTGCGCGATCTCGTTTCCGACGGCTTTGCCATTCTCAAGGTCGGCCCGGGCCTGACCTTCGCTTTGCGCGAGGCACTCTACGGCCTCGACCAGATCGCCGCCTTCCTTTTCCCCGAGGCGCGCAAGCAGACGCTGGCGGCCGTCACCGAGGAAGTGATGCGCGAGGAGCCGGCCAACTGGGGCAAGTATTACCACGGCTCGGCGGAGGCCCAGCGGCTGCAGCGGCACTTCTCCTATAGCGACCGCATCCGCTATTACTGGCCGCATCCGAAGGTCGCGGCAGCCGTCGAAGAACTTCTGGCACTGCTTGACGGCGTCGTCATCGCGGAAACGCTGATCAGCCAGTATCTCCCCGGCAATTACGAGCGCGTGCGCGACGGTGAAGTCGCGGCTCAAGCAAAACCGCTGGCACTTGCTGCCGTCGATCGGGTTCTCGAGGATTACTTCAAGGCCTGCCGCGCTTAG
- a CDS encoding LacI family DNA-binding transcriptional regulator, with translation MEDFSEFVGLSRPTVSKYFNDPGSVRKKTRDAIEAAIKQSGFRPNIFAVNLNRRRTNILGVIVPNSTDPFYMALTRRIEHIANQAGFLAFVLSSDGRPEMEERAIETFKSMNVAGAIIAPLGVQSHHRTLTALGASIPLIYVDSPLDDSSSFVGTDNRQSFRLMVDYLCRSGSPPCYFGMPPVNNNAMARRDAYLEAMQQLKMEPALVETTPNAAWDFEKFGFDETLRILGSGGFPTRTVLCANDRVAFGVIAAAFQSGLKVGRDADADLRVAGHDDHPLSRYTCPPLTTVAQNYNEIGRLAIELLLFKLGETTDDGGAFPEDERILLSAEIMLRGSA, from the coding sequence ATGGAGGATTTTTCGGAGTTCGTCGGCCTGTCGCGCCCGACGGTCTCGAAATACTTCAATGATCCAGGCTCGGTCCGCAAGAAGACCCGCGATGCCATAGAGGCTGCGATCAAGCAGTCGGGTTTTCGCCCGAACATCTTCGCCGTCAACCTGAACCGCCGCCGCACCAACATCCTCGGCGTCATCGTCCCGAACTCGACCGACCCTTTCTACATGGCGCTGACGCGCCGGATCGAACACATCGCCAACCAGGCAGGGTTCCTTGCCTTCGTGCTCTCCTCCGACGGGCGGCCGGAAATGGAAGAGCGGGCGATCGAGACCTTCAAGTCGATGAACGTCGCCGGCGCCATCATCGCGCCGCTCGGCGTGCAGTCGCATCACCGGACGCTGACGGCGCTCGGCGCCAGCATTCCGCTGATCTATGTGGACTCGCCACTCGACGACAGCTCGTCCTTCGTCGGCACCGACAACCGCCAGAGCTTCCGTCTGATGGTCGATTATCTTTGCCGCTCCGGCAGCCCGCCCTGCTACTTCGGCATGCCGCCGGTCAACAACAACGCGATGGCCCGGCGCGACGCCTATCTGGAAGCGATGCAGCAGCTGAAGATGGAGCCGGCACTGGTCGAAACCACGCCGAATGCCGCCTGGGATTTCGAAAAATTCGGCTTCGACGAGACGCTGCGCATCCTCGGCTCCGGCGGCTTTCCAACCAGGACGGTGCTTTGCGCCAACGACCGCGTCGCCTTCGGCGTGATTGCCGCCGCCTTCCAGTCGGGCCTCAAGGTCGGGCGCGACGCCGATGCGGATTTGCGTGTTGCCGGCCACGACGACCATCCGCTGTCGCGCTACACCTGCCCGCCGCTGACGACGGTGGCGCAGAACTACAACGAGATCGGTCGTCTGGCGATCGAACTGCTTTTGTTCAAGCTCGGGGAAACCACCGACGACGGCGGCGCCTTCCCCGAGGACGAGCGCATTCTCTTGAGCGCCGAGATCATGCTGCGCGGTTCCGCCTAG
- a CDS encoding TonB-dependent siderophore receptor: MQAQATAAPSAITASKAISVPAGSLETGILKLGRQADLRLLYPSALTSGKVTKGVEGRLATEAAVVQLLDGTGLRFRIVSATTVQIFDPADATITTGAVVRDGATQLEKITATGERTGAEGIVETDGYVAKSARIATKTDTPVMQTPQSMSVISQKQLQDLKPQNLMEALNYTPGARVGQYGAEPRFDAFKVRGIDLTLTGIFRDGLRQIASPNGLFRLEPYGVEAIATLRGPAASIYGASSSGGIVDIVSKRPTSDPLREVEVQYGSFGRVQGAFDVSGPLDDEGTMLYRMTGLARDGRTEIEAVKDDRLFIAPAFTWQPDEGTKFTLLGEYMDSTTGGTWGYLNRYGPDGKSIGAIPTYGGDARFNDFTQKQARIGYELEHELTDSVTLFHKLRYSDISTRQEWVFAKYPGLTVEDNSGLASDTYLKFDFDTGAAAHQLIAGIDYSYMKYTSQQGSGPDLFTDDFTYVPKLTSTQKQSQSGIGIYIQDQIEYEAWRLTAGLRHDWVDNKYSIDGRRFNRDDSETTARAALGYVLPNGMMPYVSYGTAFVSNPGVILNLGGTDTPAMPTLGKQWEAGVKYEIPGQNATITAAVFNIDQENATVYETSSGLNLLRQLDLKSRGFELEGTASLDNGWNFIASYSYNDVEITKLTSETLGNQLNSSPYHMFSLWADYEVQSGPLEGLGVGAGVRYVGSSFGDNVHTPVLNNQARTFVDASVRYDLGAANPNFEGVRLQLNATNLFDEVEQLCTTGFCYFDEGRKVVASLRYRF; encoded by the coding sequence GTGCAGGCACAGGCGACGGCGGCACCGTCCGCGATCACGGCGTCCAAAGCGATCTCCGTTCCCGCGGGCTCCCTTGAAACGGGCATTCTCAAGCTCGGCCGGCAGGCCGACCTGCGCCTGCTCTATCCGAGCGCGCTCACCAGCGGCAAGGTGACCAAGGGCGTTGAAGGCAGGCTCGCGACCGAGGCGGCGGTTGTGCAACTGCTCGACGGGACCGGGCTTCGCTTCCGCATCGTCAGCGCAACGACCGTGCAGATCTTCGATCCGGCGGACGCGACGATCACCACCGGCGCCGTCGTCAGGGATGGCGCAACGCAACTGGAAAAGATCACCGCGACCGGCGAGCGGACCGGCGCCGAAGGCATCGTCGAGACTGACGGCTACGTGGCGAAATCCGCAAGGATCGCCACCAAGACCGATACGCCGGTCATGCAGACGCCGCAGTCGATGTCAGTGATCAGCCAGAAACAGTTGCAGGACCTGAAGCCCCAGAACCTGATGGAAGCGCTGAATTATACACCCGGCGCCCGCGTCGGCCAGTACGGCGCCGAGCCGCGCTTCGACGCCTTCAAGGTGCGCGGCATCGACCTGACGCTGACCGGAATCTTCCGAGACGGCTTGCGCCAGATCGCAAGCCCCAACGGCCTGTTCCGGCTGGAGCCCTATGGCGTCGAGGCAATCGCCACGTTGCGCGGCCCGGCCGCCTCCATCTACGGCGCCAGCTCGTCTGGCGGTATCGTCGATATCGTCTCGAAACGCCCGACCAGCGACCCGCTGCGCGAGGTTGAGGTGCAATACGGTTCCTTCGGTCGCGTGCAGGGCGCCTTTGACGTTTCCGGACCGCTCGACGACGAAGGCACCATGCTCTACCGCATGACCGGTCTTGCGCGCGACGGCCGCACCGAGATCGAGGCGGTGAAGGACGACCGCCTGTTCATCGCGCCCGCTTTCACCTGGCAGCCGGACGAGGGCACCAAGTTCACGCTGCTTGGCGAGTACATGGATTCGACCACCGGCGGCACCTGGGGCTACCTCAACCGCTACGGGCCGGACGGCAAGTCGATCGGCGCGATCCCGACCTATGGCGGCGACGCCCGCTTCAACGATTTCACCCAGAAGCAGGCGCGCATCGGCTACGAGCTGGAGCATGAGCTCACAGACAGCGTCACGCTCTTCCACAAGCTGCGCTACTCCGACATTTCGACGCGGCAGGAATGGGTGTTCGCCAAGTATCCGGGCCTGACCGTCGAGGACAACAGCGGCCTTGCCAGCGACACCTATCTGAAGTTCGACTTCGACACGGGTGCCGCTGCGCACCAGCTGATCGCCGGCATCGACTACAGCTACATGAAGTACACCTCGCAGCAGGGCAGCGGGCCGGATCTCTTCACCGACGACTTCACCTATGTGCCGAAGCTGACTTCGACCCAGAAGCAGTCGCAAAGCGGCATCGGCATCTACATCCAGGACCAGATCGAGTATGAGGCCTGGCGCCTGACGGCGGGCCTGCGCCACGACTGGGTGGACAACAAATATTCCATCGACGGAAGGCGCTTCAACCGCGACGACAGCGAGACGACCGCGCGCGCCGCCCTTGGCTACGTGCTGCCGAACGGCATGATGCCCTATGTCAGCTACGGCACGGCCTTCGTTTCCAACCCGGGCGTGATCCTCAATCTCGGCGGCACCGATACGCCGGCGATGCCGACGCTCGGCAAGCAATGGGAAGCGGGCGTCAAGTACGAGATCCCCGGCCAGAACGCGACGATTACGGCCGCGGTCTTCAACATCGACCAGGAAAACGCCACCGTCTACGAGACGTCATCGGGTCTCAACCTCCTGCGCCAGCTCGATCTGAAGTCACGCGGCTTCGAGCTCGAGGGCACGGCCTCGCTCGACAACGGCTGGAACTTCATCGCGTCCTACTCCTACAACGACGTCGAAATCACCAAGCTGACGTCGGAAACGCTCGGCAACCAGCTGAACTCCTCGCCCTACCACATGTTCTCGCTGTGGGCGGACTACGAGGTGCAGTCCGGACCGCTCGAAGGGCTCGGCGTCGGCGCAGGCGTGCGCTATGTCGGCTCGAGCTTCGGCGACAACGTCCACACGCCGGTCCTCAACAACCAGGCGCGCACATTTGTCGATGCTTCGGTGCGCTACGATCTTGGCGCTGCCAATCCGAACTTCGAGGGCGTGCGGCTTCAGCTCAATGCGACCAACCTCTTCGACGAAGTCGAGCAGCTTTGCACAACGGGCTTCTGCTACTTCGACGAAGGCCGCAAGGTCGTCGCCAGCCTGCGCTACCGCTTCTGA